One stretch of Castor canadensis chromosome 14, mCasCan1.hap1v2, whole genome shotgun sequence DNA includes these proteins:
- the Tmed1 gene encoding transmembrane emp24 domain-containing protein 1 isoform X1: protein MMAASAALALALWLLLPPIGVGLAGPPPIQDGEFTFLLPAGRKQCFYQSAPANASLETEYQVIGGAGLDVDFTLESPQGVLLVSESRKADGVHTVEPTEAGDYRLCFDNSFSTISEKLVFFELIFDSLQDDEEVEGWAEAVEPEEMLDVKMGDIKESIETMRTRLERSIQMLTLLRAFEARDRNLQEGNLERVNFWSAVNVAVLLLVAVLQVCTLKRFFQDKRPVPT from the exons ATGATGGCGGCCAGCGCGGCGCTAGCCTTGGCCCTGTGGCTACTATTGCCGCCAATTGGGGTGGGATTGGCGGGACCCCCACCGATCCAGGACGGCGAGTTCACGTTCCTGTTGCCCGCGGGAAGGAAGCAGTGTTTCTACCAGTCCGCGCCTGCCAACGCAAGCCTCGAGACCGAGTACCAG GTGATCGGAGGTGCTGGATTGGACGTGGATTTCACGCTGGAGAGCCCTCAGGGTGTGCTGTTGGTCAGCGAGTCTCGCAAGGCTGATGGGGTGCACAC GGTGGAGCCTACGGAGGCTGGGGACTACAGACTGTGCTTTGACAACTCCTTCAGCACAATCTCAGAGAAACTGGTGTTCTTTGAGCTCATCTTTGACAGCTTGCAAGACGATGAGGAAGTGGAAGGCTGGGCAGAAGCTGTAGAACCTGAAGAGATGCTGGACGTCAAGATGGGGGACATTAAG GAATCCATCGAGACCATGAGGACCCGGCTGGAGCGCAGCATCCAGATGCTGACGCTGTTACGGGCCTTTGAGGCGCGGGACCGCAACCTGCAGGAGGGTAACTTGGAGCGAGTCAACTTCTGGTCAGCTGTCAACGTGGCTGTGCTGTTGCTAGTGGCTGTGTTGCAGGTCTGCACGCTCAAGCGCTTCTTCCAAGACAAGCGCCCGGTGCCCACGTAG
- the Tmed1 gene encoding transmembrane emp24 domain-containing protein 1 isoform X2, with product MGRKKNHSEGRTLASGRDQDGYRKAQKRDVVIGGAGLDVDFTLESPQGVLLVSESRKADGVHTVEPTEAGDYRLCFDNSFSTISEKLVFFELIFDSLQDDEEVEGWAEAVEPEEMLDVKMGDIKESIETMRTRLERSIQMLTLLRAFEARDRNLQEGNLERVNFWSAVNVAVLLLVAVLQVCTLKRFFQDKRPVPT from the exons atggggagaaaaaagaaccatTCAGAAGGCAGAACCCTCGCGAGCGGGCGTGACCAAGATGGTTATAGGAAAGCTCAAAAAAGGGATGTG GTGATCGGAGGTGCTGGATTGGACGTGGATTTCACGCTGGAGAGCCCTCAGGGTGTGCTGTTGGTCAGCGAGTCTCGCAAGGCTGATGGGGTGCACAC GGTGGAGCCTACGGAGGCTGGGGACTACAGACTGTGCTTTGACAACTCCTTCAGCACAATCTCAGAGAAACTGGTGTTCTTTGAGCTCATCTTTGACAGCTTGCAAGACGATGAGGAAGTGGAAGGCTGGGCAGAAGCTGTAGAACCTGAAGAGATGCTGGACGTCAAGATGGGGGACATTAAG GAATCCATCGAGACCATGAGGACCCGGCTGGAGCGCAGCATCCAGATGCTGACGCTGTTACGGGCCTTTGAGGCGCGGGACCGCAACCTGCAGGAGGGTAACTTGGAGCGAGTCAACTTCTGGTCAGCTGTCAACGTGGCTGTGCTGTTGCTAGTGGCTGTGTTGCAGGTCTGCACGCTCAAGCGCTTCTTCCAAGACAAGCGCCCGGTGCCCACGTAG